In the genome of Staphylococcus durrellii, one region contains:
- the rpsI gene encoding 30S ribosomal protein S9, producing MAQVEYRGTGRRKNSVARVRLVPGEGNITVNGRDVRAYLPFESLILDINQAFDVTETKGNYDVLVNVQGGGFTGQAQAIRHGISRALLEADPEYRGSLKRAGLLTRDPRMKERKKPGLKKARRSPQFSKR from the coding sequence TTGGCACAAGTTGAATATAGAGGCACAGGCCGTCGTAAAAACTCAGTAGCACGTGTACGTTTGGTACCAGGTGAAGGTAACATTACAGTTAATGGACGTGACGTACGTGCATACTTACCATTTGAATCATTAATCTTAGACATTAACCAAGCTTTCGACGTTACAGAAACTAAAGGTAACTACGATGTATTAGTAAATGTTCAAGGTGGAGGTTTCACTGGACAAGCTCAAGCTATCCGTCACGGAATCTCTCGTGCATTATTAGAAGCTGATCCTGAATATAGAGGTTCTTTAAAACGCGCTGGATTACTTACTCGTGACCCACGTATGAAAGAACGTAAAAAACCAGGTCTTAAAAAAGCACGTCGTTCACCACAATTCTCAAAACGTTAA
- a CDS encoding LLM class flavin-dependent oxidoreductase — MKLSILDYIPIFENQNATDAINHTVRLAQIAEQYQFKRYWVAEHHQVFSVASSAPEMIMMSILENTNSINVGSGGIMLPHYSAYKVAEQFKILEARHTNRVDLGIGRSPSFNNVNSALNEGKTEQLNYATQLADLSTYFNDDKGLNNRFQQLLATPIIQSKPNMFLLSTSIASTKLAATKGLPLVIALMGQPQEKIDAMIDTYRRTFSQKNTYRQPYIIVATFVITADDETTINALKKAFHFWLLRINYLEQPSYYASPTFVEERGFSAREQEKIASNENRVISGDIAEVKQRLTHIQNYYEADEIMVLPHVYGEYHRERLIELIGSM; from the coding sequence ATGAAATTAAGCATATTAGACTACATACCTATATTTGAGAATCAGAACGCTACAGACGCCATAAACCATACGGTACGTCTCGCACAAATAGCTGAACAATATCAATTTAAACGTTATTGGGTTGCCGAACATCACCAAGTCTTCTCTGTAGCCTCTAGTGCTCCTGAAATGATAATGATGTCAATATTAGAAAACACAAATTCTATTAACGTGGGCAGTGGAGGTATCATGTTACCTCATTATAGTGCATATAAAGTAGCTGAACAGTTTAAAATATTAGAAGCGCGACATACGAATAGAGTAGATTTGGGTATTGGTAGATCACCAAGTTTTAACAATGTGAATAGTGCTTTAAACGAAGGCAAAACTGAGCAACTAAATTACGCAACACAACTTGCTGATTTGAGCACATATTTTAATGATGACAAAGGATTAAATAACAGGTTTCAACAACTATTAGCCACACCTATAATTCAATCTAAGCCTAATATGTTTTTATTATCTACCAGCATAGCAAGCACGAAATTAGCCGCAACAAAAGGGTTACCATTAGTTATTGCATTAATGGGTCAACCACAAGAAAAAATTGACGCAATGATAGACACTTATCGACGAACATTTTCTCAAAAGAATACTTATCGACAACCTTATATTATAGTGGCGACTTTTGTAATAACTGCTGATGATGAGACTACAATTAATGCATTGAAGAAAGCTTTTCATTTTTGGCTATTAAGGATTAATTATTTAGAACAACCGTCCTATTATGCTTCACCTACTTTTGTTGAAGAAAGAGGCTTTTCTGCAAGGGAACAAGAAAAAATAGCTAGTAATGAGAATCGGGTTATTTCAGGTGATATAGCAGAAGTAAAGCAACGTTTAACACATATTCAAAATTATTATGAAGCAGACGAAATTATGGTTCTACCACATGTTTACGGGGAATATCATAGAGAGAGATTGATAGAACTTATAGGAAGTATGTAA